In one Bacillus spongiae genomic region, the following are encoded:
- the dnaN gene encoding DNA polymerase III subunit beta: MKFAIQRDYLVRSVQDVMKAVTSRTTIPILTGIKIITTEKGVTLTGSDSDISIESLIPVEEDGKSVVDIHQQGGVVLQAKFFSEIVKKLPSETIEIEVVNSFQTVIRSGKAEFKLNGLDPEEYPHLPQIEEENVFKIPTDLLKTMIRQTFFAVSTSETRPILTGVNWRVEDGKLICTATDSHRLAMRTAAIESESTAHYNVVIPGKSLSELSKILDDSSEAVDIVITENQILFKTKHLLFFSRLLEGNYPDTTRLIPTDTKTELQLTTKDFLQSIDRASLLAREGRNNVVKLSTLESGIVEVSSNSPEIGNVIEQVQSGNIEGEDLKISFSAKYMMDALKALEGSEIHIQFTGAMRPFVIRPMHDDSILQLILPVRTY, encoded by the coding sequence ATGAAATTTGCTATTCAACGTGATTATTTAGTCAGAAGCGTTCAAGATGTCATGAAAGCAGTAACATCAAGAACAACTATTCCGATATTAACGGGAATAAAAATTATTACAACGGAAAAGGGCGTTACCTTAACAGGAAGTGATTCTGATATTTCAATTGAATCATTAATTCCAGTAGAAGAAGATGGGAAGAGTGTTGTAGACATTCACCAACAAGGTGGAGTCGTACTTCAAGCTAAATTTTTTAGCGAAATTGTAAAGAAATTGCCGTCTGAAACAATTGAAATTGAAGTCGTAAATTCTTTTCAAACGGTCATTCGTTCAGGAAAAGCAGAATTTAAACTAAATGGCTTAGATCCTGAAGAATATCCTCATCTTCCTCAAATTGAAGAAGAAAATGTCTTTAAAATACCAACTGATTTATTAAAAACGATGATACGGCAAACATTTTTTGCAGTGTCCACCTCAGAAACACGCCCGATATTGACAGGTGTAAACTGGCGAGTGGAGGATGGGAAGTTAATCTGTACTGCAACAGATAGTCACCGCTTAGCTATGAGAACAGCAGCTATTGAAAGTGAATCTACTGCCCACTACAATGTTGTTATTCCAGGAAAAAGCTTAAGTGAATTAAGTAAAATTTTAGATGATTCTTCAGAGGCCGTGGATATTGTTATTACTGAAAATCAAATACTGTTTAAAACAAAACACTTGTTGTTCTTTTCAAGATTATTAGAGGGGAACTATCCTGATACGACACGCTTAATTCCGACAGATACAAAAACGGAATTGCAGCTTACAACAAAAGACTTTTTACAATCGATTGACCGTGCTTCTTTATTAGCAAGAGAGGGAAGAAATAATGTAGTCAAGCTCTCTACACTAGAAAGTGGTATAGTAGAAGTTTCATCGAATTCTCCTGAAATTGGTAATGTTATTGAGCAAGTTCAAAGTGGTAATATTGAGGGAGAAGATTTGAAGATTTCTTTTAGTGCAAAGTACATGATGGATGCATTAAAAGCACTTGAAGGTTCCGAAATTCATATTCAATTTACTGGAGCAATGAGACCGTTTGTCATTCGACCAATGCATGATGATTCTATCTTGCAACTCATTCTTCCTGTCAGAACATATTAA
- the yaaA gene encoding S4 domain-containing protein YaaA produces METEIQINTEYITLGQLLKMADLIQSGGMAKWFLSEYKVYVNNEEDQRRGRKLYPNDRVEIEEVGLFVIKAEL; encoded by the coding sequence GTGGAAACTGAAATCCAGATTAATACGGAATATATAACGTTAGGTCAATTATTAAAAATGGCAGATTTAATTCAATCTGGTGGTATGGCAAAATGGTTTCTTAGCGAATACAAGGTCTATGTAAACAATGAAGAAGACCAGCGCAGAGGCAGAAAGCTTTACCCAAATGATAGAGTAGAAATCGAAGAAGTCGGTCTTTTTGTTATTAAAGCGGAACTTTGA
- the recF gene encoding DNA replication/repair protein RecF (All proteins in this family for which functions are known are DNA-binding proteins that assist the filamentation of RecA onto DNA for the initiation of recombination or recombinational repair.) encodes MYIEGLQLENYRNYESLEVSFENKVNVILGENAQGKTNVMESIYVLAMAKSHRTSKDKELIRWDDEYAKIKGRINKRNGSVPLELSIGKKGKKAKFNHIEQPKLSHYVGNMNVVMFAPEDLHLVKGSPQVRRRFIDMEIGQVSPVYLHDSNQYNKILQQRNSYLKQLQLKKQSDQTMLDVLTEQYIQMAVKIVRRRFEFIRMLEGWAKPIHSGISRELEALKIIYKPSIDVSEEQDWSKMIEIFEQKFTQLREREIDRGVTLVGPHRDDLQFLVNDRDVQTYGSQGQQRTTALSVKLAEIELIHSEIGEYPILLLDDVLSELDDYRQSHLLNTIQGKVQTFVTTTSVEGIDHQTLREAATYIVETGKMSKLK; translated from the coding sequence ATGTATATTGAGGGGCTACAGTTAGAAAACTATCGAAACTATGAATCCTTAGAGGTATCGTTTGAAAATAAGGTCAATGTCATTTTAGGAGAGAACGCTCAAGGGAAAACGAATGTTATGGAATCGATATATGTTTTAGCGATGGCAAAGTCTCACCGGACATCAAAAGATAAAGAATTAATCCGCTGGGATGATGAATATGCTAAAATAAAAGGGAGAATTAATAAACGAAACGGGTCAGTTCCTTTAGAATTATCAATAGGAAAAAAAGGGAAAAAAGCGAAGTTTAATCATATTGAACAACCTAAGCTGAGTCACTATGTTGGCAATATGAATGTTGTGATGTTTGCACCAGAAGATCTTCATTTAGTTAAAGGGAGCCCACAAGTAAGACGTCGTTTCATTGATATGGAAATTGGACAAGTCTCCCCTGTTTATCTTCATGATAGTAATCAATATAATAAAATATTACAGCAGCGAAACTCGTATTTAAAACAGCTACAATTAAAAAAACAAAGCGATCAAACAATGCTTGATGTTCTAACGGAACAATATATACAAATGGCAGTAAAAATTGTTCGGAGACGATTCGAATTTATTCGAATGTTAGAAGGTTGGGCCAAGCCTATACATTCAGGTATCTCTCGAGAGCTAGAGGCATTAAAAATTATATATAAACCATCAATTGATGTATCAGAAGAGCAAGATTGGTCGAAAATGATAGAGATATTTGAACAAAAATTCACTCAACTACGTGAACGAGAAATTGATCGTGGTGTAACGTTAGTTGGACCACATCGAGATGATCTTCAGTTTTTAGTGAATGATCGTGATGTTCAAACATATGGATCTCAAGGCCAACAACGAACGACAGCATTATCTGTTAAGTTAGCTGAAATTGAGCTAATTCATTCAGAAATTGGAGAATATCCGATTCTTTTATTGGACGATGTCCTATCTGAGTTAGATGATTATCGACAATCACACCTTCTTAACACGATTCAAGGGAAGGTTCAAACCTTTGTCACAACAACGAGTGTAGAAGGAATTGATCACCAAACGTTAAGAGAAGCGGCTACGTATATTGTTGAAACAGGAAAAATGTCTAAATTGAAATGA
- the remB gene encoding extracellular matrix regulator RemB, translating into MYIHVGEDVMVRTNEIIAVIDKATVQSSEEMQLFLRKQKNQLQELGKGPYKSLVVTYNGIYLSPLASGTLKKRAVPGNI; encoded by the coding sequence GTGTACATACACGTTGGGGAAGATGTGATGGTTCGAACGAACGAAATTATTGCGGTTATTGATAAAGCAACTGTCCAATCTTCTGAAGAAATGCAATTATTTTTAAGGAAACAAAAAAATCAACTTCAGGAGTTAGGGAAAGGACCTTATAAATCATTAGTCGTCACCTATAATGGGATCTACCTCTCCCCTTTAGCCTCAGGTACTTTAAAAAAGCGAGCTGTACCAGGTAATATTTAG
- the gyrB gene encoding DNA topoisomerase (ATP-hydrolyzing) subunit B, whose protein sequence is MENKQDNKQAYDENQIQVLEGLEAVRKRPGMYIGSTSGKGLHHLVWEIVDNSIDEALAGFCDEIKITIEKDNSITVQDNGRGIPVGIHEKMGRPAVEVIMTVLHAGGKFGGGGYKVSGGLHGVGASVVNALSTELEVFVHREGKVHYQKFEKGVPSFDLKVIDQTDITGTIIHFQPDPEIFTETITYEYDILANRIRELAFLNRGIKISIEDKREENKQKEFYYEGGIKSYVEHLNRTKEVIHEEPIYIEAEREGIAVEISLQYNDGFASNLYSFANNIHTYEGGTHESGFKTALTRVINDYARKNNIFKENDSNLSGEDVREGLTAIISIKHPDPQFEGQTKTKLGNSEARTITDSLFSDHFEKFLLETPVVARKIVDKGLMAARARMAAKKARELTRRKSALEISSLPGKLADCSSRDPKVSELYVVEGDSAGGSAKQGRDRHFQAILPLRGKIINVEKARLDKILSNNEVRAIITALGTGIGDEFDISKARYHKIVIMTDADVDGSHIRTLLLTFFYRYMRQIIEAGYIYIAQPPLYKVQQGKKVEYAYNEKQLEESLASLPKQPKPGIQRYKGLGEMNPEQLWETTMNPETRTLLQVSLEDAIEADETFEILMGDKVEPRRNFIEENAIYVKNLDI, encoded by the coding sequence ATGGAAAATAAACAAGATAATAAGCAGGCGTATGATGAAAATCAGATTCAAGTTTTAGAAGGATTAGAAGCGGTTCGAAAACGACCTGGTATGTATATAGGCTCAACATCAGGAAAAGGTCTTCATCACCTAGTTTGGGAAATTGTTGATAATAGTATTGATGAAGCATTAGCGGGGTTCTGTGATGAAATAAAGATTACGATTGAAAAAGATAATAGCATCACTGTTCAAGATAATGGTCGAGGAATTCCAGTTGGTATTCATGAAAAAATGGGCCGACCAGCTGTTGAAGTAATCATGACAGTCCTTCATGCTGGTGGAAAATTTGGCGGTGGTGGATATAAAGTTTCAGGTGGTCTTCACGGTGTAGGAGCTTCGGTTGTGAACGCGCTCTCGACAGAACTTGAAGTATTTGTTCACCGTGAAGGAAAAGTACACTATCAAAAGTTTGAAAAAGGTGTACCAAGTTTTGATTTAAAGGTAATCGATCAAACAGATATTACTGGCACAATCATTCACTTTCAACCAGATCCGGAAATATTTACTGAAACGATTACTTACGAATACGATATACTAGCCAATCGTATTCGCGAACTTGCTTTTTTAAATAGAGGCATTAAAATTTCCATCGAAGATAAACGTGAAGAAAATAAGCAAAAAGAGTTTTATTATGAAGGCGGTATTAAATCATATGTAGAACACTTAAATCGTACTAAGGAAGTCATTCACGAGGAGCCTATTTACATAGAAGCTGAACGTGAAGGGATTGCTGTTGAAATTTCACTTCAATATAACGACGGCTTTGCTAGTAATTTATACTCCTTTGCAAATAATATTCACACTTATGAAGGTGGAACTCACGAGTCTGGCTTTAAAACGGCCTTAACAAGAGTAATCAATGATTATGCGCGTAAAAATAATATTTTTAAAGAAAACGATAGTAATTTATCAGGGGAAGATGTTCGTGAGGGGTTAACAGCGATTATTTCTATCAAACATCCTGATCCCCAATTTGAAGGTCAAACAAAAACAAAATTAGGAAATTCTGAAGCGCGTACCATTACGGATTCATTGTTCTCCGATCATTTTGAGAAGTTTTTATTAGAGACACCTGTTGTTGCAAGAAAAATAGTCGATAAAGGATTAATGGCTGCTCGAGCTCGAATGGCTGCGAAAAAGGCAAGAGAGCTTACTAGAAGAAAGAGCGCATTAGAGATCTCTAGCTTACCAGGAAAACTTGCAGATTGTTCATCTCGTGATCCTAAAGTAAGTGAACTATATGTGGTAGAGGGTGATTCAGCCGGAGGGTCAGCAAAACAAGGTCGGGACCGCCATTTCCAGGCAATTCTTCCCTTAAGAGGGAAAATAATAAATGTGGAAAAGGCTCGATTAGACAAAATATTGTCTAATAACGAAGTTAGAGCGATTATTACAGCTTTAGGAACGGGAATTGGAGACGAATTCGATATTTCGAAGGCAAGGTATCACAAAATAGTGATCATGACAGATGCCGATGTCGATGGATCTCATATTCGTACTTTATTATTGACATTTTTCTACCGTTATATGAGACAAATTATAGAAGCTGGCTATATTTATATTGCTCAACCACCACTATATAAGGTTCAGCAAGGAAAAAAAGTAGAGTATGCATATAATGAAAAGCAATTAGAAGAATCACTCGCTTCTCTTCCAAAGCAGCCTAAGCCAGGAATTCAACGATACAAAGGTTTAGGGGAAATGAATCCAGAGCAGTTATGGGAAACGACGATGAATCCTGAAACTAGAACGTTGCTTCAAGTTAGTTTAGAAGATGCAATTGAAGCGGATGAAACGTTTGAGATATTGATGGGTGATAAAGTAGAGCCGCGTCGTAATTTTATAGAGGAAAATGCTATTTATGTGAAAAACCTAGATATTTAA
- the gyrA gene encoding DNA gyrase subunit A yields the protein MSDTPNPRVKEINISQEMKTSFLDYAMSVIVSRALPDVRDGLKPVHRRILYAMNDLGMTADKAYKKSARIVGEVIGKYHPHGDSAVYDTMVRMAQDFNYRYMLVDGHGNFGSVDGDAAAAMRYTEARMSKISMELIRDINKDTIDYKDNYDGQEKEPAVLPSRFPNLLVNGASGIAVGMATNIPPHQLGEVIDGILALSKDEEITIQELMDYIPGPDFPTAGLIVGRSGIRRAYETGRGSIILRAKVDIEQKSNGKETIIVREIPYQVNKAKLIEKIADLVRDKKIDGITDLRDESDRKGMRIVIEVRRDANANVLLNNLYKQTALQTSFGINLLALVDGQPKVLNLKQALKYYLEHQKVVIRRRTQFELRKAEARAHILEGLRIALDHIDEIIALIRGSQTTDIARQGLMENFSLSEKQAQAILDMRLQRLTGLEREKIEDEYQQLLQLIAELKAILADEEKVLEIIREELVEIKERFNDVRRTEIIAGGIEQIEDEDLIPQENIVVTLTNKGYIKRLPVSTYRSQKRGGRGVQGMGTNEDDFVEHLLTTSTHDTILFFTNKGKVYRAKGYEIPEFNRTAKGIPIINLLGIEKDEWIKTIIKVEEFDANWYLTFTTRQGLTKRTPLSDFANIRTNGLIALNLRDEDELISVKLTDGSKHIIIGTRKGMLIRFMEGDVRSMGRTATGVKGISLDKDDEVVGMEILEEDNDVLVVTKNGYGKRTPASEYRIQTRGGKGLITCNITEKNGELASVKTVTGEEDLMLITVHGVLIRMDVKDISTTGRNTQGVKLISLKESEYVSTVAKVQKEEEKQEDEINVETEQIESEEE from the coding sequence ATGTCAGATACGCCAAACCCAAGAGTGAAAGAGATTAATATAAGTCAGGAAATGAAAACATCATTTTTAGATTATGCAATGAGCGTTATCGTCTCAAGGGCGTTACCAGATGTTCGAGATGGCTTGAAACCTGTTCACCGTCGAATTTTGTACGCAATGAATGATCTTGGAATGACAGCAGATAAAGCCTATAAAAAATCAGCACGTATTGTGGGAGAAGTTATTGGTAAGTATCACCCTCATGGTGATTCAGCTGTATACGATACCATGGTCAGAATGGCTCAGGATTTTAACTATCGCTATATGCTTGTTGATGGACACGGGAATTTCGGTTCTGTCGATGGAGATGCTGCTGCTGCCATGCGATACACTGAAGCAAGAATGTCTAAGATTTCTATGGAATTAATACGTGACATTAATAAAGATACAATTGATTATAAAGATAATTATGACGGACAGGAAAAGGAACCCGCTGTTCTCCCTTCCCGTTTTCCAAACTTACTTGTGAATGGTGCATCAGGGATTGCTGTTGGAATGGCCACGAATATCCCTCCACATCAATTAGGTGAAGTTATAGATGGAATCTTGGCTTTAAGTAAGGATGAAGAGATTACGATCCAAGAACTTATGGACTATATTCCTGGACCAGACTTCCCAACTGCAGGTTTAATTGTTGGAAGAAGTGGGATTCGCCGTGCCTATGAGACAGGAAGAGGTTCAATTATTCTTCGTGCTAAGGTAGATATCGAACAAAAATCGAACGGAAAAGAAACGATTATTGTTCGAGAAATTCCTTATCAAGTAAATAAAGCAAAATTAATAGAGAAAATTGCTGATTTGGTACGTGATAAGAAAATCGATGGTATCACGGATCTACGTGATGAATCCGATCGAAAAGGTATGCGTATCGTCATTGAAGTTCGCAGAGATGCAAACGCTAACGTTTTGTTAAATAATTTATACAAGCAAACCGCTCTTCAAACGAGCTTCGGTATCAATTTATTAGCATTAGTAGATGGACAGCCTAAAGTTCTTAATCTTAAGCAGGCTTTAAAGTATTATTTAGAACATCAAAAAGTAGTGATTCGTCGTAGAACTCAATTTGAGTTAAGAAAAGCGGAGGCTAGAGCTCATATACTTGAGGGACTACGAATTGCATTAGATCATATCGACGAAATTATTGCGCTTATTCGTGGATCGCAAACAACCGATATTGCGCGCCAAGGGTTAATGGAGAACTTTTCCCTTTCTGAAAAACAAGCACAAGCAATTCTTGATATGCGACTACAACGCTTAACTGGTTTAGAACGTGAAAAAATTGAAGATGAGTACCAACAACTTCTTCAATTAATTGCTGAATTGAAAGCTATTTTAGCAGATGAAGAAAAAGTGCTAGAAATTATTCGTGAGGAATTAGTGGAAATTAAAGAGCGTTTTAATGATGTCCGCCGTACAGAGATTATTGCAGGTGGAATTGAACAAATTGAGGATGAAGACTTAATCCCACAAGAAAATATTGTTGTAACGCTAACGAATAAAGGCTATATTAAGCGATTACCCGTTTCAACCTATCGAAGTCAAAAACGTGGAGGACGCGGTGTTCAAGGAATGGGAACGAATGAAGATGATTTTGTTGAACATTTACTGACAACCTCTACTCATGACACAATCCTTTTCTTTACGAATAAAGGAAAAGTATATCGAGCAAAAGGCTATGAAATTCCTGAGTTTAACCGTACAGCAAAGGGAATACCTATTATTAATTTGCTCGGAATTGAAAAGGATGAATGGATTAAAACGATTATTAAGGTAGAAGAATTTGATGCAAACTGGTATTTAACCTTTACTACTCGTCAAGGACTTACAAAACGAACTCCATTATCTGATTTCGCAAACATTAGAACGAATGGGCTAATTGCTTTAAATCTTCGAGACGAAGACGAACTGATTTCTGTTAAGCTTACTGATGGATCAAAGCATATAATTATTGGAACTAGAAAAGGGATGCTTATTCGCTTTATGGAAGGGGATGTTCGTTCCATGGGACGAACTGCAACTGGAGTAAAAGGAATATCGTTGGATAAGGATGACGAAGTCGTTGGAATGGAAATACTTGAAGAAGATAATGATGTATTAGTTGTCACGAAAAATGGTTATGGAAAACGAACCCCTGCATCTGAATATCGTATTCAAACTCGAGGTGGAAAAGGATTAATTACATGTAACATTACCGAAAAGAATGGAGAACTTGCCTCTGTTAAAACAGTAACTGGTGAAGAGGATCTAATGTTAATAACCGTTCATGGTGTTCTGATTCGTATGGACGTCAAAGATATTTCTACAACTGGTAGAAATACTCAAGGTGTTAAGCTAATCAGTTTAAAAGAAAGTGAGTATGTTTCTACCGTTGCTAAGGTGCAAAAAGAAGAAGAAAAACAAGAAGATGAAATAAATGTAGAAACAGAGCAAATAGAATCAGAAGAAGAATAA